In a genomic window of Solidesulfovibrio fructosivorans JJ]:
- the dut gene encoding dUTP diphosphatase, whose amino-acid sequence MPAATSILRIKFLRDESRDNPPTVATPGSAGLDLRAAIDTDRLTVAPGDRVAVPTGIAIEIDAPDVAGFVYSRSGLGAKHGLTVAQGVGVIDPDYRGEITVWLLNTSKEPVTIARHERIAQLVLAPIVRPVITPVEELGDTSRGSGGFGHTGKA is encoded by the coding sequence GTGCCCGCCGCAACAAGCATCCTGCGCATCAAGTTTTTACGCGACGAAAGCCGCGACAACCCGCCCACCGTGGCCACGCCCGGCTCGGCCGGCCTGGACCTGCGCGCGGCCATCGACACGGACCGGCTCACCGTCGCCCCGGGCGATCGGGTGGCCGTGCCGACCGGCATCGCCATCGAGATCGACGCCCCGGACGTGGCCGGCTTCGTCTATTCCCGCTCCGGGCTCGGGGCCAAGCACGGCCTGACCGTGGCCCAGGGCGTGGGCGTCATCGACCCGGACTACCGGGGCGAAATCACGGTGTGGCTGCTCAACACGTCCAAGGAGCCGGTCACCATCGCGCGCCACGAGCGTATCGCCCAGCTGGTGCTCGCGCCCATCGTGCGCCCCGTCATCACGCCCGTGGAGGAACTCGGGGACACCTCGCGCGGCAGCGGCGGCTTCGGCCACACCGGCAAGGCGTGA
- a CDS encoding Spy/CpxP family protein refolding chaperone yields the protein MRKVCYAILTLVILAGSAYAVAAGPGPGGPGPAGLLGRLLSLNLSDAQKHEVAVILKQNRSAFEAAGRAMHEAFDTMRKIMRTDPGNEQSIRQASRKIAAAGEELAVLRGKVTARVLAVLTPEQRKHWDEGEMSPPPNARGAFHADRELVDDWINTHAGPTN from the coding sequence ATGAGAAAAGTGTGCTACGCAATACTTACCCTGGTCATCCTGGCCGGCTCCGCCTACGCCGTGGCGGCGGGCCCCGGCCCGGGAGGTCCCGGACCGGCGGGATTGCTCGGGCGCCTGTTGTCGCTTAACCTGTCCGATGCGCAAAAGCACGAAGTCGCCGTGATTCTCAAACAGAACCGGTCGGCCTTCGAAGCGGCGGGCAGGGCCATGCATGAGGCGTTCGACACCATGCGCAAGATCATGCGCACCGATCCGGGCAACGAGCAGAGCATCCGGCAAGCCAGCCGCAAGATCGCGGCCGCCGGCGAGGAGCTGGCCGTGTTGCGGGGAAAGGTCACGGCCAGGGTCTTGGCCGTGCTGACGCCTGAGCAGCGTAAGCATTGGGACGAGGGGGAAATGTCCCCGCCGCCCAACGCAAGGGGAGCTTTCCATGCCGACCGCGAGTTGGTCGATGACTGGATCAACACCCACGCTGGCCCGACGAACTAA
- a CDS encoding class I fructose-bisphosphate aldolase: MIDKITELLGTEAEPLLSHVCKTIPKQQLHLPGPNYIDDIFVQTDRPVAVVRSLASMLDHGRLAGTGFMSILPVDQGVEHSGAASFAPNPAYFDPENIVKLAIEAGCNAVASTLGVLGSVARKYAHKIPFLLKINHNELLSLPAIHDQTLFASVEQAFDMGAVAVGATVYFGSPECRRQIQEVSEAFARAHELGMACILWAYLRNPAFVKDGVDYHTAADLTGQANHLAATIGADVVKQKQATGNGGYTAIGFGKTDKRVYSELTTDHPIDLTRYQVANCYMGRIGLINSGGASGKADFADAVRTAVINKRAGGMGLISGRKAFQRPMAEGVKLLQAIQDVYLCRDVTVA; encoded by the coding sequence ATGATCGACAAGATTACCGAGCTGCTCGGCACCGAGGCCGAGCCGCTGCTCTCCCACGTCTGCAAGACCATCCCCAAGCAACAGCTCCACCTGCCCGGGCCGAACTATATCGACGACATCTTCGTCCAGACCGACCGGCCCGTGGCCGTGGTGCGCTCCCTGGCGTCCATGCTCGACCACGGACGCCTGGCCGGCACGGGATTCATGTCGATTCTGCCCGTGGACCAGGGGGTCGAGCATTCCGGCGCGGCGTCCTTCGCGCCCAACCCCGCCTATTTCGATCCGGAAAACATCGTGAAGCTGGCCATCGAGGCCGGCTGCAACGCCGTGGCCTCGACCCTCGGCGTGCTCGGCAGCGTGGCCCGCAAATACGCCCACAAGATCCCCTTCCTGCTCAAGATCAACCACAATGAGCTGCTTTCCCTCCCCGCCATACACGACCAGACGCTTTTCGCCTCTGTGGAGCAGGCCTTCGACATGGGGGCCGTCGCGGTCGGGGCCACGGTCTATTTCGGCTCGCCCGAATGCCGCCGCCAGATCCAGGAAGTCTCCGAAGCCTTCGCCCGGGCCCACGAGCTCGGCATGGCCTGCATCCTCTGGGCCTATCTGCGCAATCCCGCCTTTGTGAAGGACGGCGTGGACTACCACACCGCAGCCGACCTCACCGGCCAGGCCAACCACCTCGCCGCCACCATCGGGGCCGACGTGGTCAAGCAGAAGCAGGCCACGGGCAACGGCGGCTACACCGCCATCGGCTTCGGCAAGACCGACAAACGGGTCTACTCCGAACTGACCACCGACCATCCCATCGACCTCACCCGCTACCAGGTGGCCAACTGCTACATGGGCCGCATCGGGCTCATCAATTCCGGCGGCGCATCCGGCAAGGCCGATTTCGCCGACGCCGTGCGCACCGCGGTCATCAACAAGCGGGCCGGCGGCATGGGCCTCATCTCCGGCCGCAAGGCCTTCCAGCGCCCCATGGCCGAAGGCGTCAAACTCCTCCAGGCCATCCAGGACGTGTACCTGTGCCGGGACGTGACCGTGGCCTGA
- a CDS encoding HAMP domain-containing protein — protein sequence MLRRFSLAGRQTPTDRHVPPRTPWSILQTLLLVLVPAVIVLLAATGLLLMRSANSSVETAIARGSLSLTLAQARELETLLTGCREDAVALAHKPVTRERLHDFMEGSAAARGMVYAETTFVPAGAGEPLVLLKSDGRVAEVAPDVARRAKNSPLTLSRKAASLQTGQASLSALTEVYYPPMGLGFEPRQRNLALFRLTTPVAGPDARPAGFLILSVDARAVRNILSLYNSPQSPILGFRRTRENRQSIFVDGHGWMLFQSEDLAEPTREISVAGVKPGLSGDMGSPGFDGAFRPAPDHQAYWRMIEAISQGHAGMERAEPGFGPPKIAPSDDFVGYAPVRFAGTPGDKPEVVGGIIYIDRSLLPRAAQFNQGNILFLATVVGALVMAALIVVLSGRIARPMTRLADALREMRHEGHLRELEPPGGGAETTRLGRVCNRLIAALRAREVTVDDGREAATREAHPSEMPLPNAPEARQTPNAPPVAPAPAPDPFGDASLSERQRAALLALLDRGVFSRQDYQEAGGDIPQRTAQHDLQDLVGRGVLDKDGRGPATRYRLRRASNGA from the coding sequence ATGCTGCGACGTTTCAGCCTGGCCGGGCGTCAGACCCCAACCGACCGCCATGTCCCCCCGCGCACGCCGTGGAGCATCCTCCAAACGCTTCTGCTCGTCCTTGTTCCGGCCGTTATCGTTCTTTTGGCCGCAACCGGGCTCCTGCTCATGCGTTCCGCCAACTCGTCCGTGGAAACGGCCATCGCGCGCGGGTCCCTAAGCCTCACACTGGCCCAGGCCCGGGAGCTGGAAACCCTGCTCACCGGCTGCCGCGAGGATGCCGTGGCCCTGGCCCACAAGCCCGTGACCCGCGAACGGCTGCATGATTTCATGGAGGGTTCGGCCGCCGCCCGGGGGATGGTCTATGCCGAAACGACCTTTGTTCCGGCCGGGGCGGGCGAGCCCCTGGTGCTGCTCAAAAGCGACGGGCGGGTGGCGGAAGTCGCGCCGGACGTGGCGCGTCGGGCTAAAAACAGCCCCCTGACGCTCTCCCGCAAGGCCGCTTCCCTGCAAACGGGGCAGGCCAGCCTGTCCGCCCTCACGGAAGTCTACTATCCGCCCATGGGACTCGGCTTCGAGCCGCGCCAGCGCAATCTGGCCCTTTTTCGCCTGACCACGCCCGTGGCCGGGCCGGACGCTCGCCCGGCCGGATTCCTCATCCTGTCCGTCGACGCCCGGGCCGTCCGCAACATCCTGTCGCTGTACAACTCGCCCCAGTCCCCGATCCTGGGTTTTCGCCGCACCAGGGAAAACCGGCAAAGCATTTTCGTGGACGGCCACGGCTGGATGCTCTTCCAATCCGAAGACCTGGCGGAACCGACGCGCGAGATATCGGTTGCCGGCGTCAAACCGGGGCTCTCCGGCGACATGGGCAGTCCCGGCTTCGACGGCGCGTTCCGCCCGGCCCCGGACCATCAAGCCTACTGGCGCATGATCGAGGCCATCAGCCAGGGGCATGCCGGCATGGAACGCGCCGAACCGGGTTTCGGCCCGCCCAAGATCGCCCCCAGCGACGACTTCGTCGGCTACGCGCCGGTGCGCTTTGCCGGCACGCCGGGCGACAAGCCCGAGGTCGTTGGCGGCATCATCTATATCGACCGCAGTTTGCTGCCGCGCGCGGCCCAGTTCAACCAGGGCAACATTCTTTTTCTGGCCACGGTCGTCGGGGCGCTCGTCATGGCCGCCCTGATCGTCGTGCTGTCCGGCCGCATCGCCCGGCCGATGACGCGCCTTGCCGATGCCTTGCGGGAAATGCGCCACGAAGGCCATCTGCGGGAACTCGAACCGCCGGGCGGCGGAGCCGAGACCACCCGGCTCGGGCGCGTCTGCAACCGGCTCATCGCGGCCCTGCGCGCCAGGGAAGTGACCGTCGATGACGGCCGCGAGGCCGCGACGCGCGAGGCCCATCCCTCGGAAATGCCCCTGCCGAACGCGCCGGAAGCGCGCCAAACACCAAACGCGCCCCCTGTCGCGCCCGCTCCCGCTCCCGATCCGTTCGGCGACGCCTCCCTGTCCGAGCGCCAGCGCGCCGCCCTCCTCGCCCTGCTCGATCGCGGCGTCTTCTCGCGCCAGGACTACCAGGAGGCCGGCGGCGACATCCCCCAGCGCACGGCCCAGCACGACCTGCAAGACCTCGTCGGCCGGGGCGTCCTGGACAAGGACGGCCGGGGACCGGCCACCCGCTACCGCCTGCGCCGGGCATCGAACGGGGCATGA
- a CDS encoding superoxide dismutase, whose product MRAQCDTSFSRRNILKLAAGTGLMLLAGGMILPGQAHAEVFAAPPLPYPENALEPVISGRTVSFHYGKHTLGYFNNANKFVAESPLAGQPLDKVFLAAAKDPKLTPLFNNAAQAWNHVFYWNGLKSGGGGAPTGKLAKAVDASFGSAEACKKALATAATSVFGSGWAWLVADGDGKLKVVKTGNAGNPMQDGLKPLWVIDVWEHAYYLDYQNRRADYVAGVLDKLVNWDFAAKNMG is encoded by the coding sequence ATGCGCGCCCAGTGCGACACGTCTTTTTCCCGCCGCAATATCCTGAAACTGGCCGCCGGCACGGGGCTTATGCTCCTGGCCGGGGGCATGATCCTGCCCGGCCAAGCCCACGCCGAGGTCTTTGCCGCCCCGCCTCTGCCCTATCCGGAAAACGCCCTGGAGCCGGTCATCTCCGGCCGCACCGTAAGCTTTCACTACGGCAAGCACACGCTTGGCTATTTCAACAATGCCAACAAATTCGTGGCGGAAAGCCCGCTTGCCGGACAGCCCCTGGACAAGGTCTTCCTGGCCGCGGCCAAGGACCCCAAACTGACGCCGCTCTTCAACAACGCCGCCCAGGCCTGGAACCACGTCTTCTACTGGAACGGGCTCAAGTCCGGCGGTGGCGGCGCGCCCACGGGCAAGCTGGCCAAGGCCGTGGACGCCTCCTTCGGCAGCGCCGAGGCCTGTAAAAAGGCCCTGGCCACGGCCGCCACTTCCGTTTTCGGCAGCGGCTGGGCCTGGCTGGTGGCCGACGGCGACGGCAAACTCAAGGTGGTCAAAACCGGCAACGCCGGCAATCCCATGCAGGACGGCCTCAAGCCCCTGTGGGTCATCGACGTCTGGGAACACGCCTACTACCTGGATTACCAGAACCGGCGGGCCGACTACGTGGCCGGCGTCCTGGACAAGCTCGTCAACTGGGACTTCGCGGCCAAGAATATGGGCTAA
- a CDS encoding B12-binding domain-containing radical SAM protein — protein MNVLFANLAGVKVDPDGKVRHFIKAGSRWPMTIGYAKSVDYYPFPFWLAYALALCKRDTKASCSGLDGVVMDFTDAEMLVEVKRRKPDLIVTELAALTLADDLLFLERLKRETGCRVLVAGNHATVAAEALLAENPCLDFAAIGEYEMTVKDVIEALMAGRGDLSDIQGLVCRKDGHVVNTGRRELLADLDSLPFPDREDFPATIYPDFTLYSPCINIVSSRGCPCGCVYCQERHIMYASPRYRARDPQKVAEEMEYCIKRFGAKQFYFDDQSFVVKKSHVLGICAAIKERGLKIPWTVMGDAMFVDRETLFAMADAGCIGMKFGVESADPGILKAIGKPLDLDKCRQVVKWCRECGIRTHATFCLGLPGETEETIKKSLAFMEELDADTAQVSKAVPYPGTPMYAWASEQGYLVAKDLTSFDGMGSCVVGYPDLPAAEIDRWYAIFSRRVAKKKLLKYLSEPGQSLSILMEMGRRKGVASVLKSAWTFVTRAFR, from the coding sequence ATGAACGTCCTTTTCGCCAATCTGGCCGGGGTCAAGGTCGATCCCGACGGCAAGGTCCGCCACTTCATCAAGGCCGGCTCCCGCTGGCCCATGACCATCGGCTACGCCAAGTCCGTCGATTACTATCCCTTCCCCTTCTGGCTGGCCTACGCCCTGGCCCTCTGCAAACGTGACACCAAGGCCTCCTGCTCCGGCCTCGACGGCGTGGTCATGGACTTCACCGACGCCGAAATGCTCGTGGAGGTCAAACGCCGCAAGCCCGACCTTATCGTCACCGAGCTGGCCGCCCTGACCCTGGCCGACGACCTGCTCTTTCTGGAAAGGCTCAAGCGGGAAACCGGCTGCCGGGTCCTCGTGGCCGGCAACCACGCCACCGTGGCCGCCGAGGCCTTGCTGGCCGAAAACCCCTGCCTCGACTTCGCCGCCATCGGCGAATACGAAATGACGGTCAAGGACGTCATCGAGGCGCTTATGGCCGGCCGCGGAGACCTCTCCGACATCCAGGGGCTCGTGTGCCGCAAGGACGGCCACGTCGTGAACACCGGCCGGCGCGAACTCCTGGCCGACCTGGACAGCCTGCCCTTCCCCGACCGCGAGGATTTCCCGGCCACCATCTACCCGGACTTCACCCTCTATTCGCCCTGCATCAACATCGTCTCCTCGCGCGGTTGCCCCTGCGGCTGCGTCTACTGCCAGGAGCGCCACATCATGTACGCCTCGCCGCGCTACCGCGCCCGCGATCCGCAAAAAGTGGCCGAGGAGATGGAATATTGCATCAAGCGTTTCGGGGCCAAGCAGTTCTACTTCGACGACCAGAGCTTCGTGGTCAAAAAATCCCACGTGCTCGGCATCTGCGCCGCCATCAAGGAACGCGGGCTCAAAATCCCCTGGACCGTCATGGGCGACGCCATGTTCGTGGACCGGGAGACGCTTTTCGCCATGGCCGACGCCGGCTGCATCGGCATGAAGTTCGGCGTGGAATCGGCCGATCCGGGCATCCTCAAGGCCATCGGCAAGCCGCTCGACCTCGACAAATGCCGGCAGGTGGTCAAATGGTGCCGGGAATGCGGCATCCGCACCCACGCCACCTTCTGTCTGGGACTGCCCGGCGAGACCGAGGAAACCATCAAGAAGTCCCTGGCCTTCATGGAGGAACTCGACGCCGACACGGCGCAGGTGTCCAAGGCCGTGCCCTACCCCGGCACGCCCATGTACGCCTGGGCCAGCGAACAGGGCTACCTGGTGGCCAAGGACCTGACCAGCTTCGACGGCATGGGCTCCTGCGTGGTGGGATATCCGGACCTGCCGGCCGCCGAGATCGACCGCTGGTACGCCATTTTCTCCCGCCGCGTGGCCAAAAAGAAGCTGCTCAAATACTTAAGCGAGCCCGGCCAGAGCCTGTCGATCCTCATGGAGATGGGCCGGCGCAAGGGCGTCGCCAGCGTGCTGAAATCCGCCTGGACCTTCGTCACCCGGGCGTTTCGGTAG
- a CDS encoding RNA polymerase sigma factor, protein MAEALVDMEDARVLSEIRAGDVDAYARLVTKYQGRVSGIVAGHAPRERVGELTHEVFVRAYRSLAGYRGDSPLGHWLAKVAVRTCHDFWRAEYRRRERPESELSDECRAFVEEAAALESSEAAEETASRREAKELLAWAMDRLSPTDRMVVTLTHLEERPVAEAAEMLGISVPNVKVRAFRARKKLRGLLGGVLGT, encoded by the coding sequence ATGGCCGAGGCGTTGGTGGACATGGAGGATGCCCGGGTCCTTTCCGAAATCCGGGCGGGCGACGTGGACGCCTATGCCAGGCTCGTAACGAAGTACCAGGGGCGCGTGTCCGGCATCGTCGCCGGGCACGCTCCCCGGGAAAGGGTGGGCGAGTTGACGCACGAAGTATTCGTGCGGGCTTACCGTTCCCTGGCCGGCTACCGGGGGGACAGCCCCCTCGGCCACTGGCTGGCCAAGGTGGCGGTGCGCACCTGCCATGACTTTTGGCGGGCGGAGTACCGGCGCCGGGAACGGCCTGAGAGCGAACTGTCCGACGAATGCCGGGCGTTCGTGGAAGAAGCTGCCGCGCTGGAAAGCAGCGAAGCGGCCGAGGAAACCGCCTCGCGGCGAGAGGCCAAGGAACTCTTGGCCTGGGCCATGGACAGGCTCTCGCCCACGGACCGCATGGTCGTGACGCTGACGCACCTGGAGGAGCGCCCTGTGGCCGAAGCCGCGGAAATGCTCGGCATAAGCGTTCCCAACGTCAAGGTGCGGGCGTTTCGGGCCAGGAAAAAACTGCGCGGACTGTTAGGCGGCGTTTTGGGCACGTAA
- a CDS encoding MBL fold metallo-hydrolase encodes MLAECVLLACVAFFGLPVPAVAAPPASDEFTTSGGPLRIFFIGHGSLRFEYDGKEIYVDPFGQVGDYGTMPPADLVLLTHEHGDHLDPESIAKIAGPETAIVLTGPCLEKLGRGTVMENGQQTTAAGIPVAAVPAYNIKHMRSPGTPFHPKGRGNGYVLTFGDLRVYVAGDTENIPEMANLKNIDIAFLPMNLPYTMTPEMAADAAQMFKPKVLYPYHYGETDPARLVTLLKDSGIDVRVRELR; translated from the coding sequence ATGCTGGCGGAATGCGTTCTTCTCGCCTGCGTGGCGTTTTTCGGCCTGCCTGTGCCGGCTGTGGCGGCTCCCCCGGCGTCCGACGAGTTCACCACCTCGGGCGGCCCGTTGCGCATCTTTTTCATCGGCCACGGCTCCCTGCGCTTCGAATACGACGGCAAGGAGATCTACGTGGACCCCTTCGGCCAGGTGGGCGATTACGGAACCATGCCCCCGGCCGATCTGGTGCTGCTCACCCACGAGCACGGCGACCATCTGGACCCCGAATCCATCGCCAAGATCGCCGGACCGGAAACAGCCATCGTCCTGACCGGCCCCTGTCTGGAAAAGCTCGGCCGGGGCACGGTGATGGAAAACGGCCAGCAAACGACCGCCGCCGGCATCCCCGTCGCGGCCGTGCCGGCCTACAACATCAAGCACATGCGCTCGCCGGGAACGCCCTTCCACCCCAAGGGCCGGGGCAACGGCTACGTCCTGACCTTCGGCGACCTGCGCGTCTACGTGGCCGGGGATACGGAAAACATCCCCGAGATGGCCAACCTCAAAAACATCGACATCGCCTTCCTGCCCATGAACCTGCCCTACACCATGACGCCGGAGATGGCGGCGGATGCGGCGCAAATGTTCAAGCCCAAGGTCCTCTATCCCTACCACTACGGCGAAACGGACCCGGCCAGGCTCGTGACCCTGCTCAAGGATTCGGGCATCGACGTGCGGGTGCGCGAACTGCGGTAG
- a CDS encoding aspartate aminotransferase family protein, producing the protein MSEAFDALKAREQAAVMSTYGRYPLAVSAAKGCRLYDLDGREYIDLLGGIAVCNLGHCREEIAEVIAAKARELVHVSNLFYQREQVELAEALKATCHAGKVFFCNSGAEANEGAIKLARRYMRTVKERDAYEIITLTHSFHGRTLATLTATGQDKIKFGFDPLPEGFITVPSGDIEAMRAAIGPHTAAVLVECIQGEGGVNPLSKEYVTTLAALCKEKDILFMCDEVQCGMCRSGRFWAFQHYGVEPDVFTCSKALANGLPMGAVLATDAVAAGFAPGAHATTFGGGALVSAAATKTLAIMRDDCLAERAARMGDFAMALFEDVKAQCPGKIETIRGMGLMLGIVLTFPGSDVWKKLLDRGFVLNLTQGNVLRLLPPLVIEQEDLKLFASALADILGEV; encoded by the coding sequence ATGAGCGAGGCGTTCGACGCGCTGAAAGCGCGGGAGCAGGCAGCGGTCATGAGCACCTATGGCCGGTATCCGTTGGCCGTGTCCGCGGCCAAGGGGTGCCGTCTGTATGATCTCGATGGCCGTGAATACATCGACCTTTTGGGCGGCATTGCCGTGTGCAACCTGGGGCATTGCCGCGAAGAGATCGCCGAGGTGATCGCGGCCAAGGCCCGCGAGCTCGTGCATGTGAGCAACCTTTTTTACCAGCGCGAGCAGGTGGAGCTGGCCGAGGCCCTCAAGGCCACCTGCCATGCCGGCAAGGTGTTTTTTTGCAATTCCGGGGCCGAGGCCAACGAGGGGGCCATCAAGCTGGCCCGGCGTTACATGCGCACGGTCAAGGAGCGCGATGCCTACGAGATCATCACGCTGACGCATTCCTTCCACGGCCGCACCCTGGCCACGTTGACGGCCACCGGCCAGGACAAGATCAAGTTCGGCTTCGATCCGCTGCCGGAAGGCTTCATCACCGTGCCGTCCGGCGACATCGAAGCCATGCGGGCCGCCATCGGGCCGCACACGGCGGCGGTGCTGGTGGAGTGCATCCAGGGCGAGGGCGGCGTGAATCCGTTGTCCAAGGAGTACGTGACCACCCTGGCGGCCCTGTGCAAGGAAAAGGACATCCTTTTCATGTGCGACGAGGTGCAGTGCGGCATGTGCCGGTCGGGCCGGTTCTGGGCCTTCCAGCACTATGGCGTCGAGCCGGATGTTTTCACCTGCTCCAAGGCCCTGGCCAACGGATTGCCCATGGGCGCGGTGCTGGCCACGGACGCCGTCGCGGCCGGATTCGCGCCGGGAGCCCACGCCACCACGTTCGGCGGCGGGGCGCTGGTGTCGGCCGCCGCGACCAAGACCCTGGCCATCATGCGCGACGACTGTCTGGCCGAGCGGGCGGCGCGCATGGGTGACTTCGCCATGGCCCTGTTCGAGGATGTGAAGGCCCAGTGCCCCGGCAAGATCGAGACGATTCGGGGCATGGGACTCATGCTCGGCATCGTGCTGACCTTCCCCGGAAGCGATGTCTGGAAGAAACTGCTCGATCGCGGGTTCGTGCTGAACCTCACCCAGGGCAACGTGCTGCGGCTGCTGCCGCCCCTGGTCATCGAGCAGGAGGATCTGAAACTCTTCGCTTCCGCCCTGGCCGACATCCTGGGCGAGGTGTAG